A region of the Caballeronia sp. TF1N1 genome:
GAACGCGAAGACGACGATGGCGAGCACGCCGAAGATTGCCCGCGAGGTTTTGGTGCGGCCGCGTTTGAGCGCAAACGTCCCGAGCACGATATAGACGACGAGGCCCGCGATCTTCGCTGCGAGCCATGCGGCATTCGCGTCGAAGCCGATGATGACGACGAGCGCGATGGCCGAGACGAGCAGCACGGTATCGACGATATGCGGGACGATTTTTACCGCGCGCTTTTGCAAGAGACGCGAATCCGCGAGCATCCAGATCCAGCGCAGCAAGAAACCGGCGATGCTCAGTCCCGCGCAGGTCATATGGAGCGCGCGAAGCGGCAGAAAGTAGTCGCTCATGTCAGGGCAAAT
Encoded here:
- a CDS encoding SirB2 family protein — encoded protein: MSDYFLPLRALHMTCAGLSIAGFLLRWIWMLADSRLLQKRAVKIVPHIVDTVLLVSAIALVVIIGFDANAAWLAAKIAGLVVYIVLGTFALKRGRTKTSRAIFGVLAIVVFAFIASVARTHDPLGFLHAFA